A window of Perognathus longimembris pacificus isolate PPM17 chromosome 6, ASM2315922v1, whole genome shotgun sequence contains these coding sequences:
- the LOC125353739 gene encoding alpha-ketoglutarate dehydrogenase component 4-like has translation MVMMVSASRVVEVLKPHTPLIRLPNRRENPKLSASEVLRSAGLLPHSSLVSQDAKGSKSPDMIHQGPPDTAAILEILPQKYRRKLISQEDMEFIQHGGPE, from the coding sequence ATGGTCATGATGGTGTCTGCCAGCAGGGTTGTTGAGGTACTCAAGCCACATACTCCATTAATAAGACTTCCTAACAGAAGAGAAAATCCTAAACTCAGTGCATCAGAAGTTTTGAGATCAGCAGGCCTCCTACCTCACTCTTCTTTGGTCTCCCAGGATGCTAAGGGAAGTAAATCACCAGATATGATACATCAGGGTCCACCAGACACTGCAGCAATATTAGAAATATTACCTCAGAAATACAGAAGGAAACTTATATCTCAAGAAGACATGGAATTCATCCAACATGGAGGGCCAGAATAA